The following coding sequences lie in one Posidoniimonas polymericola genomic window:
- a CDS encoding lysophospholipid acyltransferase family protein, with protein sequence MEATAAAEYLEKPDQFLTDQQRKWLQPLPPWRAWLRRVFITANRRLMRLLFRFSVVGLENLPDKGPLILAPNHTSSLDGAVLFAALPDQTLDATRWAGRQGAVLRHAGRRFFNRLAKTVPIERNTSALAAASAVLGRGENLVWFPEGTRTRDGSLQPLKAGVGLLMTHLEVPVVPIWIEGAYHALTPGSLWLRPFSPIEVRIGRPFTAADLDCQECDEQQRVDACVETLRERLERLRDGEATADPA encoded by the coding sequence ATGGAAGCCACCGCAGCCGCCGAATACCTCGAGAAGCCCGACCAGTTTCTGACCGATCAGCAGCGGAAGTGGCTCCAGCCGCTGCCGCCCTGGCGGGCGTGGCTGCGGCGGGTGTTCATTACCGCCAACCGCCGGCTGATGCGGCTGCTGTTCCGGTTCTCAGTCGTCGGACTAGAGAACCTGCCGGACAAAGGCCCGCTTATTCTGGCCCCCAACCATACCAGCTCGCTGGACGGGGCGGTGCTGTTCGCCGCGCTCCCCGACCAGACGCTCGACGCGACCCGCTGGGCGGGCCGACAAGGCGCCGTCCTCAGGCACGCGGGGCGGCGGTTCTTCAATAGGTTAGCAAAAACGGTGCCTATCGAGCGGAACACCTCGGCGCTGGCCGCCGCGTCGGCCGTGCTGGGACGCGGCGAAAACCTCGTCTGGTTCCCGGAGGGGACCCGCACCCGCGATGGCAGCCTGCAGCCGCTGAAGGCGGGCGTCGGCCTGCTGATGACGCACCTCGAGGTCCCCGTCGTGCCCATCTGGATAGAGGGCGCGTACCACGCCCTGACGCCGGGCTCGCTGTGGCTGCGGCCGTTCTCGCCGATCGAGGTCCGGATTGGACGGCCGTTTACTGCCGCCGACCTCGATTGCCAGGAGTGCGACGAGCAGCAGCGGGTCGACGCATGCGTCGAAACACTGCGGGAGCGGCTAGAGCGGCTCCGCGATGGCGAGGCGACCGCCGACCCCGCGTAA
- a CDS encoding DoxX family protein has product MQVSKTRRIAGWVLTVLVAVFLIGPSAGGKFADWEGKAEMFDHLGYSLELMKQIGVVEVIVALLLLIPQTSFVGAILVTGYLGGATATHVRVGEAFFFPIVIGVLMWIGLGLRRPEVFRLAFAGNPGEPGHDA; this is encoded by the coding sequence ATGCAGGTTTCCAAGACGCGGCGGATTGCGGGCTGGGTGCTCACGGTGCTGGTCGCCGTGTTCCTGATTGGGCCGAGCGCCGGCGGCAAGTTTGCCGACTGGGAGGGCAAGGCCGAGATGTTCGACCACCTCGGCTACTCGCTCGAGCTGATGAAGCAGATCGGCGTGGTCGAGGTGATCGTCGCGCTGTTGCTGCTGATCCCGCAGACCTCGTTCGTGGGGGCTATCCTGGTGACCGGCTACCTCGGGGGCGCGACCGCCACGCACGTGCGGGTCGGCGAGGCGTTCTTCTTCCCCATTGTGATCGGCGTCCTGATGTGGATCGGGCTCGGCCTCCGGCGGCCGGAGGTGTTCCGCCTGGCGTTCGCCGGCAATCCGGGGGAGCCGGGCCATGACGCCTGA
- a CDS encoding ZIP family metal transporter has translation MSTWLEVVLLTLMAGAAMPIGAAIAMVERIHPQWLENELRHTVIAFGGGALLSAVALVLVPEGSRDLHPAGVAVCFAGGGVAFMALDLLLFKINTPATQLAAMLSDFIPEAMALGASFALGENTGPLLAGLIALQNLPEGFNSYRELVDSTDWQGRRLVAAFAAMALVGPAAGMVGYHLLSDSPRVVSGVMLFAAGGILYLTFQDIAPQARLENRWAPSLGAVAGFLLGLIGEMLVSA, from the coding sequence ATGTCAACCTGGCTAGAAGTCGTCCTGCTGACACTGATGGCGGGCGCCGCGATGCCGATCGGGGCGGCGATCGCCATGGTCGAGCGGATCCACCCGCAGTGGCTCGAGAACGAGCTGCGGCACACGGTGATCGCGTTCGGCGGCGGGGCGCTCTTGTCGGCGGTGGCGCTGGTGCTCGTGCCGGAGGGCTCGCGGGACCTGCATCCGGCGGGCGTGGCGGTGTGCTTCGCGGGCGGCGGCGTGGCGTTCATGGCGCTCGACCTCTTGCTGTTCAAGATCAACACGCCGGCGACCCAGCTCGCGGCGATGCTGTCGGACTTCATCCCCGAAGCGATGGCCCTCGGCGCCTCGTTCGCGCTGGGCGAGAACACCGGGCCGCTGCTCGCCGGGCTGATCGCCCTGCAGAACCTGCCGGAGGGATTCAATAGCTACCGCGAGCTGGTCGACTCAACCGACTGGCAGGGCCGTAGGCTCGTGGCGGCGTTCGCCGCGATGGCGCTGGTCGGCCCCGCTGCGGGCATGGTCGGCTACCACCTGCTGTCCGATTCGCCGCGGGTAGTGTCGGGGGTCATGCTGTTCGCGGCGGGCGGCATCCTGTACCTGACTTTCCAGGACATCGCGCCCCAGGCCCGGCTCGAGAACCGCTGGGCGCCATCGCTCGGCGCCGTGGCTGGTTTTCTGCTGGGCCTGATCGGCGAGATGCTGGTGTCGGCATGA
- the kaiC gene encoding circadian clock protein KaiC, giving the protein MNSDSNGHPSDIVADSANNIPRLPTGIPGVDALTFGGVPRSRPTLVCGTSASGKTVFSVQFLACGIQHYDEPGVFVAFEETPQDIRENMAGFGWKIPQWEQDGTWKFVDAGLLPDEEEHLVNGDFNLEGLRTRIRHAVESSGAKRVALDSLAAIFTRFPNPGVVRRELFRMTSVLKELGVTSLLTTELLQGDETTTRFEVEEYVADAVIVLRNRPSVARRRRTIEVLKLRGGQHKTGEHAFSITANGVHAIPVGSMALTQPSTDRRITSGSAELDKMCSGGFFQDSVSIVSGATGTGKTLTAMQFLKGAADSGERALFLGFEESRPQLIRNAKSWGIDLERMEDDGQLQIHCKLPESVSLEHHHVEIRQLLDEFEPHRLVVDSITAMKRVSDEEYYRDFVLGLTSLIKQRQVAGLYTSTTDELYGVATVTEQNISTLTDAIILLRYVEEPAGVARGITVLKMRGSGHDKSVRRFEITSEGMHIQEPFNHMSGILGGRDADA; this is encoded by the coding sequence ATGAACAGCGACTCCAACGGGCATCCCAGCGATATCGTCGCCGATTCCGCGAACAACATCCCGCGGCTGCCAACCGGCATCCCGGGAGTCGACGCGCTGACGTTCGGGGGAGTGCCGCGATCGCGTCCCACCCTGGTTTGCGGGACCTCCGCCAGCGGAAAAACGGTCTTCTCAGTCCAGTTCCTGGCCTGCGGCATCCAGCACTACGACGAGCCGGGCGTGTTTGTCGCCTTTGAAGAAACCCCGCAGGATATCCGCGAGAACATGGCGGGGTTTGGGTGGAAGATCCCCCAGTGGGAGCAGGACGGGACCTGGAAGTTCGTCGACGCCGGGCTGCTCCCCGACGAGGAAGAGCACCTCGTCAACGGCGATTTCAACCTCGAGGGGCTCCGCACCCGGATCCGGCACGCGGTCGAGAGCAGCGGCGCGAAGCGGGTGGCGCTCGACTCGCTGGCCGCCATCTTTACCCGCTTCCCGAACCCGGGGGTCGTCCGCCGCGAGCTGTTCCGCATGACGTCCGTGCTAAAGGAACTCGGGGTGACGTCGCTGCTGACAACCGAACTGCTGCAGGGCGATGAAACCACAACCCGTTTCGAGGTCGAGGAGTACGTGGCGGATGCGGTGATCGTGCTCCGCAATCGGCCCTCGGTGGCCCGGCGTCGACGCACGATAGAGGTGCTCAAGCTCCGCGGCGGGCAGCACAAGACCGGCGAGCACGCGTTCTCCATCACGGCCAACGGCGTGCACGCGATCCCGGTCGGCTCGATGGCGCTGACCCAGCCGTCCACCGACCGGCGGATCACCTCGGGCTCGGCCGAGCTCGACAAGATGTGCTCCGGCGGTTTTTTTCAGGACTCGGTGAGCATCGTCTCGGGAGCAACCGGCACCGGCAAGACTCTCACCGCGATGCAGTTCCTCAAGGGCGCCGCCGACAGTGGCGAGCGGGCGCTGTTTCTCGGCTTCGAGGAGAGCCGCCCGCAGCTCATCCGCAACGCGAAGAGCTGGGGCATCGACCTCGAGCGCATGGAAGACGACGGCCAGCTCCAGATCCACTGTAAGCTCCCGGAGTCCGTGAGCCTGGAGCACCACCACGTCGAGATCAGGCAGCTGCTCGATGAGTTCGAACCGCACCGCTTGGTGGTCGACAGCATCACGGCGATGAAGCGTGTGTCGGACGAGGAGTACTACCGCGACTTTGTGCTCGGATTGACTTCCCTCATCAAGCAGCGGCAGGTGGCCGGCCTGTACACCTCGACCACCGACGAGTTGTACGGCGTGGCGACCGTAACCGAGCAGAACATCTCCACCCTGACCGACGCCATCATCCTGCTCCGCTACGTCGAAGAGCCGGCCGGCGTCGCGCGCGGAATAACAGTGCTGAAGATGCGTGGCTCGGGCCACGACAAGTCGGTGCGGCGGTTTGAGATCACTAGCGAAGGAATGCACATCCAGGAGCCGTTCAACCACATGAGCGGCATCCTTGGGGGAAGGGACGCCGATGCATGA
- a CDS encoding LysR family transcriptional regulator — protein sequence MDIDQLRQFLRVAKHGNITHASEELGVSQPALSRSIQRLEEEFGQPLLERRTRCISLTDAGRLLESRARQILQIVDDTKTQIADDGQSGRLRIAAIPTVAPYFLPDFLRRFHTEFPQASLAVQEDTTDKLIQRCKEGEIDLAVLALPLSAKYLESEPLLTEPLLLVTAVDDPLAEQAEVTAADIEPRPFILLDEAHCLTESVTSFCRQRSIQPVAVERTSQLTTVQELVSLGHGVSMIPAMARRLDESPKRAYRALSGEQPTRTLAMMWNPYRFESQLQLALKDRLRAYSADFEASLLAEG from the coding sequence ATGGACATCGACCAGCTCCGCCAGTTCCTCCGCGTCGCCAAGCACGGCAACATCACGCACGCCAGCGAGGAGTTGGGCGTGTCGCAGCCGGCGCTGAGCCGTTCGATCCAGCGGCTCGAGGAGGAGTTCGGACAGCCGCTGCTCGAACGCCGGACGCGGTGCATCTCGCTGACCGACGCCGGGCGGCTGCTGGAGTCGCGGGCCCGGCAGATCCTGCAGATCGTCGACGACACTAAAACCCAGATCGCCGACGACGGGCAGAGCGGCCGGCTGCGGATCGCGGCGATCCCGACCGTGGCGCCGTACTTCCTGCCCGACTTCCTGCGGCGGTTCCACACCGAGTTCCCCCAGGCGAGTCTGGCCGTGCAGGAGGACACCACCGACAAGCTGATCCAGCGGTGCAAGGAGGGCGAGATCGACCTGGCCGTGCTGGCGCTGCCGCTGTCGGCCAAGTACCTTGAGTCCGAGCCGCTGCTGACCGAGCCGCTGCTGCTGGTGACCGCGGTCGACGACCCGCTGGCCGAGCAGGCCGAGGTCACCGCGGCCGACATCGAGCCGCGGCCCTTCATCCTGCTCGACGAGGCGCACTGCCTGACCGAGAGCGTCACCTCGTTCTGCCGCCAGCGGTCGATCCAGCCCGTGGCGGTCGAGCGGACCAGCCAGCTCACAACCGTGCAGGAGCTTGTGTCGTTGGGGCACGGCGTGTCGATGATCCCGGCCATGGCCCGCCGGCTGGACGAGTCGCCCAAGCGGGCGTACCGGGCGCTATCGGGCGAGCAGCCGACCCGCACGCTGGCGATGATGTGGAACCCGTACCGGTTCGAGAGCCAGCTGCAGCTCGCTCTGAAGGACCGGCTGCGGGCGTACTCGGCCGATTTCGAGGCGAGCCTGCTGGCCGAGGGCTAG
- a CDS encoding TfoX/Sxy family protein, which produces MTPDDEVLVGRLRQQLKGRRGVSEQRMFGGLCFMVNGNMCVGPWQGSLVVRLDKADHEATQAEPHAGPMNITGKTMRGWALVAPAGIAEDADLARWVGRAVEFVRTLPAK; this is translated from the coding sequence ATGACGCCTGACGACGAGGTGCTGGTGGGCCGCCTCAGGCAGCAGCTCAAGGGCCGCCGCGGGGTCAGCGAGCAGCGGATGTTCGGCGGGCTCTGCTTCATGGTCAACGGCAACATGTGCGTCGGGCCGTGGCAGGGCTCGCTAGTCGTGCGGCTCGACAAGGCCGACCACGAGGCGACCCAGGCCGAGCCCCACGCCGGCCCGATGAACATCACCGGCAAAACCATGCGGGGCTGGGCGCTGGTCGCGCCCGCGGGGATCGCCGAGGACGCCGACCTCGCGCGGTGGGTCGGCCGCGCGGTGGAGTTCGTCCGCACGCTGCCGGCCAAGTGA
- the kaiB gene encoding circadian clock protein KaiB has product MYLLKLYVTDITPAIQRAIETLRSFCDDELTDCYDFKVIDIRKHPQLAEDERILAVPTLIKELPPPIRRVIGDLSDREQVLFGLDLRPKKPS; this is encoded by the coding sequence TTGTACCTTCTCAAGCTTTACGTCACGGACATCACTCCGGCCATCCAGCGAGCAATAGAAACCTTGCGGAGTTTCTGCGACGACGAACTGACCGACTGCTACGACTTCAAGGTCATCGACATCCGCAAGCACCCCCAGCTAGCCGAGGACGAACGCATCCTGGCCGTCCCGACCTTGATCAAGGAGCTGCCGCCGCCAATCCGGCGCGTGATCGGCGACTTGTCTGACCGAGAGCAGGTCTTGTTCGGCCTCGACCTACGCCCCAAGAAGCCCTCTTAG
- a CDS encoding tetratricopeptide repeat protein codes for MLLGVFMLAAALGSVAARAELAGDRVVSLRRTAVDEQLRQRDNAWPNRDALSIELARQALLLTAREEFGLATRDGTFYEPLERDGEATFGVVLDIWHPGESELRIDRGGEELAAQTFTIEPAYAHTYGLLAAELEPRTRGELIELLEQCGYRPSPNRLVDTAPLAAETEDALLQMNHISQWRALRTIHGDIRESGESPERLGGLARGYANLSQLYSPLLDLRAQACRARALLYAERLRQRWPEHLGGRWSEAYTNVMIGLIQDGYEDVLEIRKQESSSSPGGDSSPAWAPLLTEYHKYKFDKLRDRFRDTDSPLSDLAGTLWCRAVQQSDCDHLTLAACREQLSDHPDELWMVDVLYEDSGVGFNHQVTAIMPAVHSQQIARWLPLVEGLPEMVAEELDGIEHAGAEMAAELPRVEIAEALIAAGEDDQQEPSLAVLGCGIEAWNALHAARRGLFVKHSLGMDASDEVRRLEPEITGYPLAPLIRTLALPPGSRADDYAGTVGDFTFVDAATIGAGYALMRKLPAAVKLQNMTVNQARGYQRWLRVQVEPDLHRAMTKWYAGKTQQQVFFTEQLAEVSRESPLLLTTNVRYRWDLFKNKVEKLAAQYPTYPSLNLAIAKGYEAQGDNDRALEFYQRYVDQAPDAVALRALANLYFKRGDEDQWFTTMNRIFDLEDYGLRQSRAASAIAATYMHQGRHDDALPWAERGSRSGAADPMQLYCECLTLHGRDHEAEQLAVYVTERYGMNYGHDDWYDWCARTGKGDLEAAWKRKQQRLANHGLEGTREQLVAETLHLLTTDQPAEARDMLAERFAQKFSPWDGMTLAMLYDQLDQPTERDAVLQTLAEHEPEDEKESPGFFVELAKVLQQAIATGEIDQPEVDRLVEQYREQGSGNLTGSFGIFLGRYAAHRDQQDRAIEYWKPAACYSNACWERQLAWKYLRDAGVNPAQVEGRHYRGEFWRDEPKEDEEAEEAGDSEQAVEPAGESE; via the coding sequence ATGCTGCTGGGTGTCTTTATGCTCGCCGCGGCCCTGGGCTCGGTCGCCGCCCGGGCCGAGCTGGCCGGCGATCGGGTCGTCTCCCTCAGGCGGACCGCGGTCGACGAGCAGCTGCGGCAGCGGGACAACGCCTGGCCGAATCGCGACGCGTTGTCGATCGAGCTCGCGCGGCAGGCGCTGCTGCTCACTGCCCGCGAAGAGTTCGGCCTCGCCACCCGCGACGGCACGTTCTACGAGCCGCTGGAACGGGACGGCGAGGCGACCTTCGGCGTGGTGCTCGACATCTGGCATCCGGGCGAGAGCGAGCTGCGGATCGACCGCGGCGGGGAGGAGCTTGCCGCCCAGACGTTCACGATCGAGCCCGCCTACGCGCACACCTACGGCCTGCTGGCGGCCGAGCTCGAGCCCCGCACCCGCGGCGAGCTGATTGAGCTGCTCGAGCAGTGCGGCTACCGGCCGAGCCCCAACCGATTGGTCGACACGGCGCCGCTTGCCGCGGAGACCGAGGACGCGTTGCTCCAGATGAACCACATCTCGCAGTGGCGGGCGTTGCGCACCATCCACGGCGACATCCGCGAGTCTGGTGAGTCGCCCGAGCGACTTGGCGGCCTGGCCCGCGGGTACGCCAACCTGTCGCAGCTCTACTCGCCGCTGCTCGACCTCCGCGCCCAGGCGTGCCGCGCGCGGGCGCTCTTGTACGCGGAGCGGCTCCGCCAGCGCTGGCCCGAACACCTCGGCGGCCGCTGGTCCGAGGCCTACACCAACGTAATGATCGGCCTGATCCAGGACGGCTACGAGGACGTCCTGGAAATCCGGAAGCAAGAATCCAGTAGCTCCCCGGGCGGCGACTCTTCGCCCGCGTGGGCGCCGCTGCTGACCGAGTACCACAAGTACAAGTTTGACAAGCTGCGTGATCGCTTCCGTGACACGGACTCGCCGTTGAGCGACCTGGCGGGCACGCTCTGGTGCCGCGCGGTGCAGCAGTCGGACTGCGACCACCTCACGCTGGCCGCGTGCCGTGAGCAGCTGTCGGACCACCCGGACGAGCTGTGGATGGTCGACGTGCTGTACGAGGACTCGGGCGTCGGCTTCAACCACCAGGTGACCGCCATCATGCCGGCGGTGCACAGCCAGCAGATCGCCCGCTGGCTGCCGCTGGTCGAGGGGCTGCCGGAGATGGTCGCGGAGGAACTCGACGGCATCGAGCACGCGGGGGCGGAGATGGCGGCCGAGCTGCCCCGCGTCGAGATCGCCGAGGCGTTGATCGCCGCCGGCGAGGACGACCAGCAGGAGCCCTCGCTAGCGGTGCTCGGCTGCGGGATCGAGGCCTGGAACGCGCTGCACGCCGCCCGCCGGGGCCTGTTCGTCAAGCACTCGCTCGGCATGGACGCGTCGGACGAGGTGCGGCGGCTCGAGCCGGAGATCACCGGCTACCCACTCGCGCCGCTGATCCGCACGTTGGCGCTGCCGCCCGGCTCGCGGGCCGACGACTACGCCGGCACGGTGGGCGACTTCACCTTCGTCGACGCGGCGACCATCGGCGCGGGCTACGCGTTGATGCGCAAGCTGCCGGCGGCCGTGAAGCTGCAGAACATGACCGTCAACCAGGCGCGGGGCTACCAGCGGTGGCTCCGCGTGCAGGTCGAGCCCGACCTGCACCGGGCGATGACCAAGTGGTACGCCGGCAAGACCCAGCAGCAGGTGTTCTTTACCGAGCAGCTCGCCGAGGTCAGCCGCGAGTCGCCGCTGCTGCTCACCACGAACGTCCGCTACCGCTGGGACCTCTTCAAGAACAAGGTCGAGAAGCTGGCGGCCCAGTACCCCACCTACCCCTCGCTCAACCTGGCGATCGCCAAGGGCTACGAGGCCCAGGGCGACAACGACCGGGCGCTCGAGTTCTACCAGCGGTACGTCGACCAGGCGCCCGACGCGGTCGCACTGCGGGCGCTGGCCAACCTGTACTTCAAACGCGGCGACGAGGACCAGTGGTTCACGACCATGAACCGCATCTTCGACCTCGAGGACTACGGCCTGCGGCAGTCCCGCGCGGCCTCGGCCATCGCCGCCACCTACATGCACCAGGGCCGCCACGACGACGCGCTCCCCTGGGCCGAGAGGGGTTCGCGGTCGGGCGCGGCCGACCCCATGCAGCTCTACTGCGAGTGCCTAACCCTCCACGGCCGCGACCACGAGGCAGAGCAGCTCGCGGTCTACGTCACCGAGCGGTACGGCATGAACTACGGGCACGACGACTGGTACGACTGGTGCGCCCGCACCGGCAAGGGCGACCTCGAGGCGGCGTGGAAGCGGAAGCAGCAGCGGCTGGCCAACCACGGGCTGGAGGGGACCCGCGAGCAGCTCGTGGCCGAGACGCTGCACCTGCTTACCACCGACCAGCCGGCCGAGGCCCGCGACATGCTCGCCGAGCGGTTCGCCCAGAAGTTCAGCCCGTGGGACGGCATGACGCTGGCGATGCTCTACGACCAGCTCGACCAACCCACCGAGCGGGACGCCGTGCTCCAGACGCTCGCCGAACACGAGCCCGAGGACGAGAAAGAAAGCCCCGGCTTCTTTGTCGAACTCGCCAAGGTGCTGCAGCAGGCGATCGCCACCGGCGAGATCGACCAGCCGGAGGTCGACCGGCTTGTGGAGCAGTACCGCGAGCAGGGGTCCGGCAACCTGACCGGCTCGTTCGGGATCTTCCTCGGGCGGTACGCCGCTCACCGTGACCAGCAGGATCGGGCGATTGAGTACTGGAAGCCGGCCGCCTGCTACTCGAACGCCTGCTGGGAGCGGCAGCTCGCCTGGAAGTACCTCCGCGACGCCGGCGTCAACCCGGCCCAGGTCGAAGGCCGGCACTACCGCGGCGAGTTCTGGCGGGACGAGCCGAAAGAGGACGAAGAAGCCGAGGAGGCGGGCGATTCTGAGCAGGCGGTCGAACCGGCCGGCGAGTCGGAGTAG
- a CDS encoding VOC family protein, whose translation MQPRISMITLGVRDLAASVAFYRGGLGFPQLESPPSVAFFTLNGTWLGLYGRDALAEDATVPAEGSGFNSFALAHNVASEEEVHAVVDQAVAAGAKLIKEPHKVFWGGYSGYFADPDGHLWEVAHNPFTWIGPQDA comes from the coding sequence GTGCAGCCCCGCATCAGCATGATCACGCTCGGCGTCCGCGACCTCGCGGCCTCGGTCGCCTTCTACCGCGGTGGCCTGGGATTCCCGCAGCTCGAGTCGCCGCCGTCGGTCGCGTTCTTCACGCTCAATGGCACGTGGCTCGGCCTGTACGGCCGCGACGCGCTGGCCGAGGACGCCACGGTGCCGGCCGAGGGGAGCGGCTTCAACTCGTTTGCGTTGGCGCACAACGTCGCCTCGGAAGAAGAGGTGCACGCCGTGGTCGACCAGGCAGTCGCCGCTGGCGCGAAGCTGATCAAGGAACCCCACAAGGTCTTCTGGGGCGGCTACAGCGGCTACTTTGCCGACCCCGACGGCCACCTGTGGGAGGTGGCCCACAACCCGTTTACGTGGATCGGGCCGCAGGACGCGTAA
- a CDS encoding response regulator, translating to MHEESGGDSIDLATTLADLNIAIAGSDYQTTSAVRGQLIDAGALSHRLLVCKSRPLGSRDCDIALLCVDSARQSEAHYWLDELADCDYPVVVLSDRVAADVISSSLGGTVDDYITWDENTPSLLRRGVLHAVDRHELRRDMRQQNERLLSVVNSTADGILVVNDQGAIRFANPAASAMLGLPADDLIGSPFGFPVVSGEHAELELRRPGGESLAAELRISSITWEHRGALLIALRDISERKRIAEQQRRHHERVRQLTNEISRSEERERRRLARVLHDDLQQLLVAARMSVSAASKSAEVEAIHRELEHTLELLEESVRVSRSLTSELTPTVLDDLGLGPALEWLCRLNKERYGLDVTLSGDLKIQAPSEDLRGFLFQAARELLFNAVKHAAGAPVTVDVSRLDHGHIRLEVRDRGPGFDPRTLDQVDLDAGGFGLFHMRQRIEHYDGCMQIESQPGSGARFIITAPIEAPSEASPADRERPEPSATTLRRVVLIDDSRAVRHMYSRLLGTEHGVEVVGAAATGLEGLRMVRELTPDVVLSDISLPDIDGRDLVARLRQEHPQVRVVGLSMHSREDVAASLLAAGAAAYARKDEPLETIVEAIMGR from the coding sequence ATGCATGAGGAATCTGGAGGCGACTCAATCGATCTCGCCACAACGCTGGCCGACCTGAATATCGCGATCGCCGGCAGCGACTACCAGACAACGTCTGCCGTCCGCGGTCAGCTCATCGACGCCGGGGCGCTGTCGCACAGGCTGCTGGTCTGCAAGAGCCGTCCGCTCGGCAGCCGCGATTGCGACATCGCCCTGCTGTGCGTCGACTCGGCTAGGCAGAGCGAGGCCCACTACTGGCTCGACGAGCTCGCGGACTGCGACTACCCGGTGGTCGTCCTCAGCGACCGGGTGGCGGCGGACGTCATCTCGTCTTCGCTGGGCGGCACGGTCGACGACTACATTACCTGGGACGAGAACACCCCCTCGCTCCTCCGCCGCGGCGTGCTGCACGCGGTCGATCGGCACGAGCTGCGTCGCGACATGCGGCAGCAGAACGAGCGTCTGCTTAGCGTCGTGAACTCGACCGCCGACGGAATCTTGGTCGTCAACGATCAGGGCGCGATACGCTTTGCGAACCCCGCCGCGTCCGCCATGCTTGGTCTACCCGCAGATGATCTGATTGGCTCGCCGTTCGGCTTCCCGGTCGTAAGCGGCGAGCACGCCGAACTCGAGCTGCGTCGCCCGGGCGGGGAGTCGCTGGCGGCCGAGCTCCGCATCTCGAGCATCACCTGGGAGCACCGCGGCGCGCTGCTGATCGCCCTGCGCGACATCAGTGAGCGGAAACGCATCGCCGAGCAGCAGCGTCGGCACCACGAGCGGGTCCGTCAGCTCACCAACGAGATCAGCCGCTCAGAGGAACGCGAGCGCCGCCGCCTGGCAAGGGTACTGCACGACGACCTGCAGCAGCTGCTGGTCGCCGCACGGATGTCGGTCAGTGCCGCTAGCAAGAGCGCCGAAGTCGAAGCGATCCACCGCGAGCTCGAACATACACTCGAGCTGCTCGAAGAGTCGGTGCGGGTGTCGCGCTCGCTCACGTCAGAGCTCACCCCCACGGTGCTCGACGACCTCGGGTTGGGACCGGCGTTGGAATGGCTCTGCCGGCTGAACAAGGAACGCTACGGGCTCGATGTCACCCTATCCGGCGATTTGAAGATCCAGGCGCCCAGCGAGGACCTCCGTGGCTTCCTGTTCCAGGCCGCCCGGGAGCTGCTGTTCAACGCAGTGAAGCACGCCGCGGGCGCGCCGGTGACGGTCGACGTCTCACGGCTCGACCACGGCCACATTCGACTCGAAGTCCGTGACAGAGGGCCTGGTTTCGACCCGCGGACACTCGACCAAGTCGACCTCGACGCAGGCGGCTTCGGGCTGTTCCACATGCGGCAGCGGATCGAGCACTACGACGGCTGCATGCAGATCGAGAGCCAACCGGGATCGGGCGCACGGTTCATCATCACCGCCCCAATCGAAGCGCCAAGCGAGGCCTCCCCCGCCGACCGCGAACGGCCAGAGCCTTCGGCGACGACCCTGCGGCGGGTGGTGCTGATCGACGACTCACGCGCAGTCCGCCACATGTACTCGCGCCTACTCGGCACCGAACACGGCGTCGAAGTGGTCGGCGCAGCCGCCACAGGGCTGGAAGGCCTGCGGATGGTCCGAGAGCTCACGCCCGACGTGGTGCTATCGGATATCTCGCTACCCGATATCGACGGACGCGATCTCGTCGCACGGCTACGCCAGGAGCACCCGCAGGTCCGGGTAGTCGGGTTGTCGATGCACAGCCGAGAAGACGTTGCGGCGTCGCTCCTCGCCGCCGGCGCCGCGGCCTACGCGCGCAAAGACGAACCGCTCGAGACCATCGTCGAGGCGATCATGGGCCGTTAG